A section of the Salminus brasiliensis chromosome 10, fSalBra1.hap2, whole genome shotgun sequence genome encodes:
- the cldn23l gene encoding claudin-23: protein MHTPASMVTGIVFAPLGLVLVFTAAITPQWREGEARLGGVGRAVGGGKGTDLLLLRSDGLWESCLQVEHSELRECWPVSGPYQRDTRVRAAQGLVLSSLFLCGAGIVLASIGLRCWMDTPLRNVAATGGLLVALAGVLSLAALGLYTHHLPDLGVELASTMSEFRALNVHKLPSLTLRPAGSLYFGWLGAWVQVLGGVALLFGFRRPRCPSCPKRAHTERTEAYEVSC from the exons ATGCACACTCCAGCCTCCATGGTGACGGGGATCGTCTTTGCCCCACTGGGACTGGTGCTAGTGTTCACAGCAGCCATCACGCCACAGTGGAGGGAGGGTGAAGCCCGACTAGGTGGGGTCGGAAGGGCTGTGGGTGGGGGCAAAGGGACAGACCTCCTCCTCCTTCGCTCTGATGGATTGTGGGAAAGCTGCCTGCAGGTGGAGCACTCTGAGCTCAGAGAGTGCTGGCCGGTGTCTGGACCGTACCAG CGTGACACCCGCGTCCGAGCCGCccaggggctggtcctttcctCCCTCTTCCTGTGTGGGGCCGGGATAGTCTTGGCCAGCATCGGCCTGCGCTGCTGGATGGACACTCCACTCAGAAACGTTGCGGCGACCGGCGGCCTGCTGGTGGCGCTGGCGGGTGTGCTGAGCCTGGCTGCCCTAGGACTTTACACTCATCACCTGCCGGACCTGGGGGTGGAGCTGGCCTCCACCATGTCTGAATTCCGGGCACTGAATGTACACAAGCTGCCCAGCCTGACCCTGCGGCCAGCCGGGTCGCTGTATTTCGGCTGGCTGGGGGCGTGGGTGCAGGTGCTGGGGGGCGTGGCATTGCTGTTTGGGTTCAGGCGACCACGGTGCCCATCCTGCCCCAAACGGGCCCACACAGAGAGGACGGAGGCATACGAGGTGAGCTGCTAA
- the cnksr1 gene encoding connector enhancer of kinase suppressor of ras 1: protein MGGACRTTGLDASLHQYAFEEWKLGGEDLLQLSSHRLETLGVHKIGHQELILEAVEKLCSLTYSMCGETLRSVTEKLRAVAHSLQMGVQGRWRVNTYDGQSATQLPAQVLQVVVELITAAKGLFYLLQRYQCTEFIGYSSSKNIITLCTDLGTIVHKDITVFEKEKDIIAISRQLVAICDEIFTGVPEAVLTHNAQLHSVDLVPISPGEQLGIEITSTASSHHFISGTAAESPAEFSEKILAGDEVIQVNDQIVVGWSRKNLVAKLQENPNGVTLLLRRAPASLIQREKTESASPSHKDKPAESVSSEREEEEEEDRKNRGSVFERVASSVRSTVSRISVSPPDVQQLTVQDDSELFSDHSFDGTHTTHAHQQGAGSVLDGSLLSVKRSLSSLSLDSNRSRVSSCPEMRGNVEEKENKKISTKGTRTAMSRRRVSCRELGRPDCDGWLWKKRKDTNVFMTQKWQRFWFVLKGVTIYWYTSQQEEKAVGLVKIGSYSIESAGEHKRKYVFKMFHPRFQNFFFAADNVTDMSKWINCLITAIQKYKKFQQNPPDSEAEYYSETESEEDGSNSPRTLKKKVSTKAQSNTLPRTLGRKCKPAGGAAVTTSPAGGTKAAGAEDEMSELFNKLKEGGVSLIGQNQPVTHDQLRRSFIRRNKNPVINEKVHTLRALQSTLKAKEAELLLINKLLEDSELTPQKFRQWKQRNEDLQQEIEKLAAEKRKKHAEATPEKTPAKMASEDGGLSLSDGEQLVDAELPSNGKSAQESRPGKPSDGRAESNTDNYFYI, encoded by the exons ATGGGCGGGGCCTGTCGGACTACGG gtttggATGCGTCTCTGCATCAGTATGCGTTTGAAGAATGGAAGCTGGGTGGAGAAGATCTGCTGCAGTTATCTTCTCATCGGCTGGAGACGCTCGGGGTGCACAAGATTGGCCACCAGGAGCTCATCCTGGAAGCAGTGGAGAAGCTCTGTAGCCTG acatACAGCATGTGTGGAGAGACCCTCCGCAGTGTGACGGAGAAGTTGCGGGCGGTCGCTCACTCTCTGCAGATGGGCGTTCAGGGCCGCTGGCGTGTGAACACTTACGATGGCCAGAGCGCCACCCAGCTGCCTGCTCAGGTACTgcaggtggtggtggagctcatCACTGCAGCCAAAGGACTGTTCTACCTATTAcagag gtatcAGTGCACTGAGTTTATTGGATACAGTTCCAGTAAGAACATCATTACTCTGTGTACGGATCTGGGCACCATCGTCCATAAG GACATCACCGTGTTCGAGAAGGAGAAGGACATCATAGCGATC tctcgACAGTTGGTGGCGATCTGCGATGAAATTTTCACCGGTGTTCCTGAGGCTGTGCTTACCCACAATGCTCAGCTGCACAGCGTAGACCTGGTCCCTATCTCTCCCGGAGAACAACTG GGTATTGAGATCACGTCCACCGCCTCCAGCCATCACTTCATCTCGGGAACAGCAGCTGAG TCTCCGGCAGAGTTCTCTGAGAAGATCTTGGCGGGCGACGAGGTCATTCAGGTCAATGACCagattgtg GTGGGCTGGAGCAGGAAGAACCTGGTGGCAAAGCTTCAGGAGAACCCCAATGGAGTGACCTTACTGCTGAGACGAGCGCCAGCGTCTCTCATACAGAGGGAGAAAACCGAATCTGCCTCTCCGTCGCACAAGGACAAGCCCGCGGAGTCTGTCTCCTCAGAG agggaagaggaagaggaggaggacaggAAGAACAGGGGCTCTGTTTTCGAGAGAGTGGCTTCATCCGTCCGCTCCACCGTGTCCAG gaTCTCAGTGTCGCCCCCTGatgtgcagcagctgacagtaCAGGACGACTCTGAGCTGTTTAGTGACCACAGCTTTGATGGCACCCACACTACACACgcccaccagcagggggcag GTTCAGTGTTAGACGGGAGTTTGCTTAGTGTGAAGAGGAGTCTGTCTTCCCTCAGCCTGGACTCCAACCGGTCCAGAGTCAGCTCCTGCCCCGAGATGAGGGGCAACGTG gaggagaaggagaacaaGAAGATCTCCACCAAAG GCACGCGGACGGCGATGAGTCGCAGGCGGGTATCGTGTCGGGAGCTGGGGCGGCCGGACTGTGACGGGTGGCTGTGGAAGAAAAGGAAAGACACAAATGTGTTCATGACTCAAAAATGGCAGAGGTTCTGGTTTGTCCTCAAGGGAGTGACGATCTACTGGTACACCAGCCAACAG GAGGAGAAAGCAGTGGGTTTGGTGAAGATCGGCAGCTACAGCATAGAGAGTGCAGGAGAGCACAAGAGGAAATA tgtcTTTAAAATGTTCCACCCACGTTTTCAGAACTTCTTCTTTGCCGCCGACAACGTTACCGACATGAGCAA GTGGATAAACTGTCTGATCACGGCCATccagaaatacaaaaaattCCAGCAGAACCCTCCGGACAGCGAGGCCG aGTATTACAGTGAGACGGagtcagaggaggatgggtcgaaCTCACCCCGAACTCTAAAGAAAAAAGTATCTACG AAGGCCCAGTCCAATACACTTCCTCGCACACTGGGAAGGAAGTGCAAACCAGCAGGGGGAGCTGCAGTAACCACttcaccagcagggggcaccaAAGCTGCAG GAGCTGAGGACGAGATGAGCGAGCTGTTTAATAAGCTGAAAGAGGGAGGAGTgtctctgattggtcagaatcaGCCAGTCACTCACGACCAGCTCAGGAGATCCTTCATCCGCCGCAACAAAAACCCAGTCATTAACGAGAAAGTTCACACACTCCGCGCCCTGCAGAGCACACTCAAg GCGAAAGAGGCGGAGCTTCTGCTCATTAACAAGCTTCTGGAAGATTCGGAGCTGACGCCGCAGAAGTTCCGTCAGTGGAAGCAGAGGAACGAGGACCTGCAGCAAGAGATCGAGAAACTTGCcgctgaaaaaagaaagaaacatgcaGAAGCGACCCCAGAGAAGACCCCGGCCAAGATGGCTAGCGAGGACGGCGGTCTCAGTCTGAGCGATGGAGAACAGCTGGTGGACGCTGAGCTGCCTAGCAATGGAAAATCTGCCCAGGAGTCCCGTCCGGGAAAGCCGTCCGACGGAAGAGCAGAGAGCAACACCGATAATTACTTCTACATCTGA